The following are encoded together in the Methylorubrum sp. B1-46 genome:
- a CDS encoding bifunctional 2-polyprenyl-6-hydroxyphenol methylase/3-demethylubiquinol 3-O-methyltransferase UbiG, translating into MIPFDLLSPETGHRLKPDGAHALRDVETGARWPVIDGIPYLRTGRDSLIAAVLDHLDHDWTEDALVLLLADQDDWWTGPPADPEALRRLVRERESASLREAVEWLGWGRVGDYFVNRWTDPTFLAGLSLLEAHWNSPVCAFELACGIGHYLRELKRRGVKVAGADVVFAKLWVARHWVVGEKAQLVCFDAASPNWPIPESPVDLVICNDAFYFLDDKPGILACLRQTAGEEGWLALSHIHNSGQPGFSAGKAISSAEIEELFPDGLVYDDAELTRALVEARAPQPREPRHLLACEAFSVVAGPGMRPAPRALVDGITLPPPNAALHLNPLYAPDDGGFAIRWPSERYEAEYASLATYPLHSDGPEAIDWAGKLDAPETDRVRRREYVDLPERW; encoded by the coding sequence ATGATCCCCTTCGATCTCCTCTCGCCGGAGACCGGCCACCGGCTCAAACCCGACGGGGCGCATGCTTTGCGTGACGTCGAGACCGGGGCGCGCTGGCCGGTCATCGACGGCATCCCCTATCTCCGCACCGGTCGCGACAGCCTCATCGCGGCCGTCCTCGATCATCTCGATCATGATTGGACCGAAGATGCCCTCGTCCTCTTGCTCGCCGATCAGGACGATTGGTGGACCGGCCCGCCGGCCGATCCCGAAGCCCTGCGCCGGCTCGTGCGCGAGCGCGAGAGCGCCTCGCTTCGCGAAGCCGTGGAGTGGCTCGGCTGGGGCCGGGTTGGCGATTACTTCGTCAACCGCTGGACCGATCCGACCTTCCTGGCGGGCCTGAGCCTGCTCGAGGCGCACTGGAACAGCCCGGTCTGCGCGTTCGAGCTCGCCTGCGGCATCGGCCATTACCTGCGTGAGCTGAAGCGCCGCGGCGTCAAAGTCGCGGGTGCCGACGTCGTCTTCGCCAAGCTGTGGGTCGCCCGCCACTGGGTGGTCGGCGAAAAGGCGCAGCTCGTCTGCTTCGACGCCGCATCTCCGAATTGGCCAATTCCGGAATCGCCGGTCGATCTCGTGATCTGCAACGACGCCTTCTACTTCCTCGACGACAAGCCCGGCATCCTCGCCTGCCTGCGCCAGACGGCCGGAGAAGAGGGCTGGCTCGCTCTCAGTCACATCCACAACAGCGGCCAGCCCGGCTTCTCGGCCGGCAAGGCGATCTCCTCGGCCGAAATCGAGGAGTTGTTCCCCGACGGGCTCGTCTACGACGACGCCGAGCTGACCCGCGCCCTCGTCGAGGCCCGCGCGCCGCAGCCGCGCGAACCGCGCCATCTGCTGGCCTGCGAGGCCTTCTCCGTCGTGGCCGGCCCCGGCATGCGCCCCGCGCCCCGAGCGCTCGTCGACGGCATCACCCTGCCGCCGCCCAATGCCGCCCTGCATCTCAATCCGCTCTACGCGCCCGATGATGGGGGTTTTGCCATCCGTTGGCCGTCGGAGCGCTACGAGGCGGAATACGCATCGCTGGCGACCTACCCCCTTCATTCGGACGGCCCGGAAGCCATCGACTGGGCCGGCAAGCTGGATGCGCCCGAGACGGACCGGGTGCGCCGCCGCGAATACGTCGATCTGCCGGAGCGCTGGTGA